The following coding sequences are from one Paenibacillus sp. FSL R5-0912 window:
- a CDS encoding chemotaxis protein CheD, protein MIEEQSIIKVGMADLNIGSQDSLIRTTGLGSCVGLTLFDPGKRLAGMAHVMLPSSDIAREGQMNIAKFADTAVPELLSRLLALGAVRSRIVAKMAGGSQMFAFAGGSDTMRIGPRNVESCKLALDALNIPLIAEDTGGNYGRTIEIACNTGVLFIRSVQKGPKEI, encoded by the coding sequence ATGATTGAAGAACAGAGCATTATTAAAGTAGGCATGGCGGATCTTAACATTGGCAGCCAGGACAGTCTTATCCGTACGACCGGTCTTGGTTCCTGTGTTGGCCTGACACTGTTTGATCCCGGCAAAAGACTTGCAGGCATGGCACATGTCATGCTGCCCTCGTCAGATATTGCCCGGGAAGGACAGATGAATATTGCCAAGTTTGCCGATACCGCTGTTCCTGAGCTTTTATCCCGCCTGCTGGCGCTAGGGGCGGTCCGGAGCCGGATTGTGGCCAAGATGGCCGGAGGCTCGCAGATGTTCGCATTTGCCGGGGGGAGTGACACCATGAGGATCGGGCCTCGTAATGTGGAATCCTGCAAACTAGCATTGGACGCATTGAACATTCCGCTGATCGCGGAGGACACGGGTGGCAATTATGGACGTACGATAGAGATCGCCTGCAATACCGGGGTGCTCTTTATCCGCAGCGTTCAAAAAGGCCCGAAGGAAATATAG
- a CDS encoding chemotaxis protein CheC: MDVLKEVGNIGAGNAATALSQLLNKPIDMAVPKVQLLSFEEITDKVGGAEELVYAVFLRVEGEAPGNLFFILSPEAATNLLSRIAGIEISGGEELSEMELSALSEIGNILAGSYLSSLADFTSLSMYPTVPALAMDMAGAILGYGLLQFGQMGDDALLIDTTFLEGQNEIEGQFFLIPDPESFPKIFKALGVPFDND; the protein is encoded by the coding sequence ATGGATGTGCTGAAAGAAGTCGGGAATATTGGAGCCGGCAACGCCGCCACCGCGTTGTCACAGCTGCTTAATAAGCCGATTGATATGGCTGTACCTAAGGTACAGCTTCTCAGTTTTGAGGAGATTACCGATAAGGTCGGCGGAGCTGAAGAATTGGTGTATGCTGTTTTCCTCCGTGTAGAAGGTGAAGCTCCTGGCAATCTGTTCTTCATTCTCTCTCCGGAAGCAGCGACCAATCTGCTAAGCCGGATTGCCGGAATTGAGATCTCAGGCGGTGAAGAGCTCAGTGAAATGGAGTTATCCGCACTGAGCGAAATCGGCAATATCCTTGCCGGTTCCTACCTTTCATCATTGGCTGACTTCACCTCACTCTCCATGTATCCGACAGTACCAGCGCTTGCTATGGATATGGCCGGTGCGATTCTTGGATACGGGCTGCTGCAGTTCGGTCAGATGGGTGATGATGCGCTACTGATCGATACGACGTTCCTGGAAGGCCAAAATGAGATTGAAGGGCAATTTTTCCTTATTCCCGATCCCGAATCATTCCCCAAAATATTTAAGGCATTAGGAGTACCGTTTGATAATGATTGA
- a CDS encoding chemotaxis protein CheW — protein sequence MAEDIKVIVFKLGTEEYGIEVEKVQTIERMMPITRVPKTYSFIKGVINLRGVVIPVIDLRGRFSIEEAEHTDQTRIIIVNVNEMEVGFIVDSANDVIDLNRDIIDTPPDVVGGIKAKYLDGVAKIGEDRLLIMLNLSEVLNKGEIVQLESLEG from the coding sequence ATGGCTGAAGATATCAAAGTCATAGTTTTTAAGCTTGGCACTGAAGAATACGGCATTGAAGTGGAGAAAGTCCAGACTATCGAGCGTATGATGCCCATTACCCGCGTCCCCAAGACCTACTCGTTTATCAAAGGTGTAATCAATCTGCGCGGTGTAGTTATACCTGTAATTGATCTGCGCGGCCGTTTCAGTATTGAGGAAGCAGAGCATACGGACCAGACCCGGATCATTATTGTGAATGTGAATGAGATGGAAGTAGGCTTCATCGTCGATTCTGCGAATGATGTTATTGATCTCAACCGTGACATTATTGATACACCACCGGATGTTGTAGGTGGGATCAAAGCGAAGTATCTGGACGGGGTGGCCAAAATTGGAGAAGACCGTCTGCTGATTATGCTTAACTTGTCCGAAGTTCTGAACAAGGGCGAAATCGTGCAACTGGAAAGCCTGGAGGGCTAG